A genomic region of Xiphophorus couchianus chromosome 18, X_couchianus-1.0, whole genome shotgun sequence contains the following coding sequences:
- the actmap gene encoding actin maturation protease, with protein sequence MSPPPPPAPCPPPPAAEKKKLYQTIASSRCPVEGDHTEACLLLRQRESCFRQDLQWLLVNKYVPSLIQDGPQCGLVALWMAAHLRQPQLSVTMETVVQTAVRRGCTAQGEMFSACNMALLAEELCVCKAELLSGGLSGRNSAAIVEHLWSGQPVLIPYDEDFNHEPCQRQGYRAHWAVASGVLLGLNQGSVNNEYAQPDPSLPWLYVAKGGHLPCPITSTSAAEVYILAKQGKSLRYQLWSLDSVAQSNRQLRMMDPLRANDGSQYVVPEGGVEAGLAGQVVLLHTRTQQQEPQ encoded by the exons ATGTCTCCACCTCCACCCCCAGCTCCGTGTCCTCCACCTCCTGCAGCGGAGAAGAAGAAGCTGTACCAGACCATAGCCAGCAGCAGGTGTCCTGTGGAGGGGGATCACACTGAGGCTTGCCTGCTCCTCAGACAGAGGGAGAGCTG TTTCAGGCAGGACCTGCAGTGGTTACTAGTTAACAAGTACGTGCCTTCCCTCATCCAAGACGGCCCACA GTGTGGCTTGGTGGCCCTGTGGATGGCTGCCCACCTGCGACAGCCGCAGCTGAGCGTCACCATGGAGACGGTGGTTCAGACAGCAGTGAGGAGGGGTTGCACCGCCCAGGGGGAAATGTTTTCAG CATGTAACATGGCCCTGCTGGCAGAGGAGCTCTGTGTCTGTAAGGCTGAACTGCTGTCGGGAGGTCTGAGTGGCAGAAACTCGGCAGCCATCGTCGAACACCTGTGGAGCGGACAACCTGTTCTCATCCC GTATGATGAGGACTTCAACCATGAGCCATGCCAGCGTCAGGGTTACAGGGCGCACTGGGCCGTTGCTTCAG GTGTGCTCCTCGGTTTGAACCAGGGGAGCGTAAACAACGAGTACGCTCAACCAGATCCCTCTCTGCCCTGGCTCTACGTCGCCAAAGGCGGCCATCTTCCTTGTCCCATCACCAGCACGAGCGCCGCTGAGGTTTACATCCTCGCTAAGCAGGGCAAGAGCTTGCGCTACCAGCTGTGGAGTCTGGACAGCGTTGCCCAGAGCAACCGGCAGCTGAGGATGATGGACCCTCTGCGAGCCAACGATGGGAGCCAGTATGTGGTTCCGGAAGGAGGAGTGGAGGCCGGGCTCGCGGGACAGGTGGTTTTACTCCACACGAGGACTCAGCAGCAGGAACCACAGTGA
- the snrpa gene encoding U1 small nuclear ribonucleoprotein A: MTTPEVRPNHTIYINNLNEKIKKDELKKSLYAIFSQFGQILDILVARNLKMKGQAFVIFKEINSASNALRSMQGFPFYDKPMRIQYSKTDSDIIAKMKGTYVERDRKKEKKKPKPEPGISKKAAAAMVAGVPAAMPGMPPMSQAPRMMHIPGQPPYMPPPGMMPPPGMAPGQMPPGALAPGQMMPGQMPQQVSENPPNHILFLTNLPEETNELMLSMLFNQFPGFKEVRLVPGRHDIAFVEFENEVQAGAARDALQGFKITQTNAMKISFAKK; encoded by the exons ATGACCACTCCGGAGGTTCGTCCCAATCACACCATCTACATCAACAACCTGAATGAGAAAATCAAGAAAGATG AGCTGAAAAAGTCGCTTTATGCCATCTTCTCGCAGTTTGGCCAAATTCTGGACATTTTGGTAGCACGGAACTTGAAGATGAAGGGCCAGGcctttgttatatttaaagaGATCAACAGCGCCTCCAACGCCCTGAGATCCATGCAGGGCTTTCCCTTCTACGACAAACCCATG CGCATCCAGTACTCCAAGACAGACTCCGACATCATAGCGAAGATGAAGGGGACCTATGTGGAACGAGACCgtaaaaaggagaagaagaagcccAAGCCTGAACCGGGCATAAGtaagaaagcagcagcagccatgGTGGCTGGAGTCCCTGCAGCCATGCCG GGAATGCCTCCTATGAGCCAGGCTCCACGGATGATGCACATTCCAGGTCAGCCGCCGTACATGCCCCCTCCCGGCATGATGCCCCCACCTGGAATGGCCCCCGGCCAGATGCCCCCAGGGGCCCTTGCTCCTGGTCAGATGATGCCTGGACAGATGCCCCAGCAG GTTTCAGAAAATCCCCCCAATCACATCCTCTTCCTCACAAACCTGCCAGAGGAGACGAACGAGCTCATGCTCTCCATGCTGTTCAACCA GTTCCCCGGCTTCAAAGAGGTGCGATTGGTTCCCGGTCGCCACGACATCGCCTTCGTGGAGTTTGAAAACGAAGTCCAGGCCGGCGCGGCGCGAGATGCCCTGCAGGGCTTCAAGATCACACAGACGAACGCCATGAAGATCTCTTTTGCTAAGAAGTGA